A single Kryptolebias marmoratus isolate JLee-2015 linkage group LG16, ASM164957v2, whole genome shotgun sequence DNA region contains:
- the rps19 gene encoding 40S ribosomal protein S19 has protein sequence MPGVTVKDVNQQEFVRALAAFLKKSGKLKVPDWVDLVKLGKHKELAPSDENWFYIRAASTVRHLYLRGGAGVGSMTKIYGGRQRNGVCPAHYSVGSKNVARKVLQALELLKMIEKSPNGGRRLTSQGTRDLDRIAGQVAAANKKSV, from the exons ATGCCTGGTGTCACAGTGAAAGACGTCAACCAGCAGGAGTTCGTCCGTGCCCTTGCGGCCTTCCTCAAGAA GTCAGGCAAGCTGAAGGTACCTGACTGGGTGGACCTTGTGAAGCTGGGCAAGCACAAGGAGCTCGCTCCCAGTGATGAAAACTGGTTCTACATCAGAGCCG CATCCACAGTTCGCCATTTATATCTTCGTGGTGGCGCTGGTGTTGGATCCATGACCAAGATCTATGGCGGCCGCCAGAGGAACGGTGTGTGCCCTGCCCATTACAGCGTAGGCTCAAAGAATGTGGCTCGTAAGGTCCTGCAAGCTCTCGAGCTTCTCAAGATGATCGAGAAAAGTCCCAATGG tgGGCGAAGACTGACCTCCCAGGGAACCAGAGACCTGGACAGAATTGCTGGCCAG GTCGCAGCTGCAAACAAGaaatctgtttaa